CCGGCGTTCGAGGATCCCGTCGACGCCAAGCTGCTTGGCCACATGCGTGCGGAAGTCCTGCAGTCGCCGACGCCAGCCGGTCGGTGAAGCGATCACGAGGGTCCAGCGGCGCATGCGTGCGAGGGCCGCTCGTACGCGACCGCGGGGGAGTCCTGAACGGTCAGCGACCACCTCGGGTGTGTGCTCGTCGGCTGTCAGGCTCTCGTAGACGCGGCGGGCTGTGGGTCCAAGTCCTGCGCGGGTGAAGACATCGTGTCGTCCGGTATCGAGGCGGTCTTCCAGAGCCTCCAGAAGGGTGACTCTCACGTCGAAGAACTCGGCCGGGGGGCGGGCGTTCACATCGTGAAGTGGCCCGACTTGTTCCGCGGGTGTGGAAAACCGGTCTGTGAGCCGCCAGACGGCGGCGTTGGGGCCGTCCGCCTGGCGCCGGCGCGTGATCCATCCGGCCATGTGGAGGCGGCGGAGGGACCGGTCGACGGTGCTCGAGGGGATCCCGGTGGCGATCGCCACGGACCGAAGGGCGGCGCCGACGTCGCGTGAGCCGGAGCGCAGGGAGATCCAGGCGAGGTAGGTCAGGACGGTGCTGTCGTGCAGGTCCGCCTCGGTGCGGGTCCAGCGGCCGGGGGAGGCGGTGAACGCCTGCAGCATGGCCTCGACGACGTCGACGATGCCGGTCAGCTGGGTGAGGTCGCGTTGTTGCCGTTCCTCGGGCGCGTACCGGTACAGCACCGCCCGCTCCTGCGCCTTCGCCCACTGCCGCTCGAGGCGCGCGGCCGCCTCAGCCGCAGTGCGGGGCTCGCGGCCGCCGGCTGGGCGGGTGCGGGTGCGGTAGTGCTCCATGCCCGGTGCGGTCTTCGCGGCGTGCTCGACGTCGGCGAGGGTCCACCCGGACACCGCGGCCGCGAGCAGGCACAGGTAGCCGGTGCGGGACGGGTCGCGGCCGCCGGCAATGGTTCCCATGTGCGCCTCGCCCCACGCCGGCAGCGACCGGTGCACCCGGTGGTGGGCGTCGACGGGGCCGGTGGGGGAAGCGTCTGCGGGATCCACGGCCGGGCGGAGCTCCCGGAACGCCGCAGTGACGCGGAGAAGGTCACCGGCGGTGACGGTGGGGGTGCGGAGCACGTCGACGTCGTCGGCGCCGGCCATCACCTCGGACGCGCCACCGCGTGCGTGCGGGGTCAGGGGTGGGCGGACGGCGCCCGTGCGGTCGTTGCAGAGCAGCCCGTGGTCAAGGGACGGCAGCACGGCGCGTGCGGCGCCGGCGAGCTGCACCATCGTGGCCTTGTCGACGCCGGCGAGGGGCACCCACACGTGGAACCCGCCCGTGGGGCTCGAGCGGCACACCACGTGCGGCACCTGCGCGTCGCGGAGGATCCGCACCAGCACGCCGAGGTCCTCGGCCGCCTGATCGAAGTCCTCCGGGGTCTTCGCGTCGAGGTCGAACGCGGCGAACCAGAACCGCCCGTCAAGGTCGGTGAGATCGATCGTCCACGGCGTCGACGGGGGAGTGTGCCCTGCAGTCGGGAACTTCGACGGGTAACTGTTCGACCGGATCGTCCCGTCCGCCTCCGCGATCATGCGATTCACATACCGACGAGGCGCGATCGCACGCGTCAACGCCCAGGCGGGATCCGGGGAGGACACGCGGGCAGATTGATCTGTACCGGGCGCAGCAACGTGCGTTACGATGGCGACACCTCCTCCTCTCGGGGTGGCGGTACGATGAAGGCTCCCGGCTCCAACCGGGCTTCTTCTCTAGGAAGCTCACGACCTGATCTGTTTGGCGACGTAGCAGGTAGTGAGAAACATGACTTGGGGCCTAGCCCCGGACCCCCGCCTCTGGCGGGGGTTTTGTCGTTAAGCGGCAGGGATAGGCAACTCCACTCGGTTGAGTCGGCGCGGGTCCTCGACAAGCGGCATCGCGCCGTTCTCGGCGACAAGCGACCGCGCTAGCGCGTCGAGGTAGTAGGCGACTGAGACACCGCTCTCTTCGGCGGCATCCTTGAACGCCTGGCGGGTCTCAGGAAGCACACGGCCCTGCAGAAGGACCGTCGGGGCGTTCTGCGCTCGGCTGGCGCGTCGTCCAAAGTCGCTCATAGTGACACCTTGGCGGGAACATGCATGCGCGCAGTCTTCTGGGGCGGCGTGTCGTAAGACTGCATCGATGCTCCTTCTCCTTGCGGGTCGGCAACTCAAGCGACTGGCGAGGGCGGCTCCGTGGTACTCGATGTCGCAGCCCGACCAAACGGCTAGGTACTAGCAAAGTACCCTATTCGCGCACCCGGTCAGCCCTCGATAGGGCCGACGTTGAGGAAAGGAAGCGCGCAATCGAGCGGTGGAACGGCTCGGGCTCGCGGTTGAGCTCCATGCCATGTGGGCAGGGCGCGATCTCCACGAGGGTGGCTGACGCACCTGGTGTGGCGGCGAAGCGCTTGGAGACCTCGAGAGGGACGTCGCGATCGCCAGAGCTGTGGATGAGGAGGATCGGCAGCCCAGCAGGCGGCGCGGGACGCATCCAGCGCGTGGGGATGGCCTTCCGGAGGCCGGCCAGGCGAGCGAGGCCCGGGATCGTGAGCGTGAGAGCCCCCATGGAGCCGAGAACCCCCGGGAATCCTGCTTTGGATGCGCCGGCGCGCAGGGCCGCGAACCAGTCGAGGGCTGGACAGACCAGGATCATGGCGTCGATCTGGTTGCGGAGGGCGGAGCGCGCGGCCGCGTGTAGAGCGATCGTCGCGCCCATTGACCATCCGACGAGCACCAGGCGCTCGGCTCCATGGTTGACGGCGTGACGCATGGCTGCGTCCAGATCGTGCCACTCGTCTGTGCCGAAGGTCGCGGGGAGACCGCGGCCGTCTTCGACGTCGCCGCGGTATCCGATGACGAGGGAGCTCATTCCGGCAGAGAGGGTATCGGGTACGGCGCGGAGGATGGCTTGCCGGCCCGAGTGGATCCCGTGCACGTGGATGGCCCAGGTGGTGGCGCCGGCGACGGGGAAGTACCACGCCTTCCGGGGGTCGCCGTCAGCGGTGATCGCAACCTCTTCGAAGGAGGACGACACCGCCGCTGGAGTGTCGAGGAGGTATCCGCTCCAGACAAGCTTGTCGTCCGCTGCGGGGACGGTCGCGGGTTCGCCCAAAATCGTCCGGCGGACGTGACGGCCGTCGTCATCGAGCACATCCCCGACGAGGATGCTGTGCTGGCCGTCGTGGAAGTACACGCGGTACTCACCCGGAGACCGTGTCTGCTCGTCCGATGGGACGGTGATGCTGGCGGAGTCGACGTCGACGTCGACGACGGTGACGGTTCGCTTCGGCCGTGGGTGAATCGCCTTCTTCGCGACCACCACGCCCGCGGCGGTCGCGGCCGCGATGACCG
This portion of the Curtobacterium sp. MCJR17_020 genome encodes:
- a CDS encoding alpha/beta fold hydrolase, whose product is MTVIAAATAAGVVVAKKAIHPRPKRTVTVVDVDVDSASITVPSDEQTRSPGEYRVYFHDGQHSILVGDVLDDDGRHVRRTILGEPATVPAADDKLVWSGYLLDTPAAVSSSFEEVAITADGDPRKAWYFPVAGATTWAIHVHGIHSGRQAILRAVPDTLSAGMSSLVIGYRGDVEDGRGLPATFGTDEWHDLDAAMRHAVNHGAERLVLVGWSMGATIALHAAARSALRNQIDAMILVCPALDWFAALRAGASKAGFPGVLGSMGALTLTIPGLARLAGLRKAIPTRWMRPAPPAGLPILLIHSSGDRDVPLEVSKRFAATPGASATLVEIAPCPHGMELNREPEPFHRSIARFLSSTSALSRADRVRE